From a single Anaerolineae bacterium genomic region:
- a CDS encoding TusE/DsrC/DsvC family sulfur relay protein has translation MPTVEFMGKTFTVDEDGFIDDFKNWCPEWEQWVKKEEGIEELNEEHKKLVAVLREYYEKNGIAPMVRILSKVTGFKLKHIYELYPSGPGKGACKMAGLPKPTGCV, from the coding sequence ATGCCAACAGTTGAATTTATGGGTAAAACTTTTACCGTAGATGAGGACGGATTTATTGATGATTTTAAAAATTGGTGCCCTGAGTGGGAACAGTGGGTGAAAAAGGAAGAGGGCATTGAAGAGCTCAATGAGGAACATAAAAAGCTTGTTGCAGTTCTTCGCGAATATTATGAAAAAAATGGAATTGCTCCAATGGTTCGAATACTTTCCAAGGTTACAGGATTCAAACTGAAACATATATATGAGCTTTATCCGTCTGGACCAGGCAAGGGAGCATGTAAGATGGCCGGTCTTCCAAAACCTACAGGATGCGTCTAA
- a CDS encoding AsnC family transcriptional regulator — protein MDDIDREILNRIQSDFPITPRPYLTVANDLGLSEDDVLKRLAVLKKKRIIRRIGGNFVPEKLGFVSTLCAAKVPKSKIEFFAKEVNSHPGVTHNYKRDNRYNIWFTFIAPSMEEIEKNLKKISDKTGITDIINLPATKVFKIKAHFDL, from the coding sequence ATGGATGATATAGACAGAGAAATTCTAAACAGGATACAGTCCGACTTTCCGATAACCCCCCGCCCCTATCTTACCGTGGCTAATGATCTGGGTCTTTCCGAAGATGATGTTTTAAAGCGACTTGCCGTGTTGAAGAAAAAAAGGATTATCAGGCGAATAGGGGGTAACTTTGTCCCTGAAAAATTAGGATTTGTCAGCACCCTCTGCGCAGCAAAGGTGCCGAAAAGTAAAATTGAATTCTTTGCTAAGGAAGTAAACAGCCATCCTGGAGTAACTCATAATTATAAACGGGATAACAGGTATAATATATGGTTTACCTTTATTGCTCCATCCATGGAGGAAATAGAAAAAAACCTTAAAAAGATCTCCGATAAAACGGGAATAACAGACATTATCAATCTGCCTGCAACAAAGGTTTTTAAGATAAAGGCTCACTTTGATCTATAG
- a CDS encoding nitrilase-related carbon-nitrogen hydrolase, with product MKDIRVAVAIFNSPVNKTEHNIDRMARWVKEAKRKGAEIICFPEMNVTGYCIHKDINEIAEPVSGRVTQDLLRLAGEEKIVILAGMAEKDVTGRIFASHLVITPDGVSGIYRKLHIAPPETPFFTPGTEIPLFETRGVKFGIQLCYDAHFPGLSEHMAINGAEIIFIPHASPRGTPDKKFMSWMRHLPARAYDNSLFIIACNQTGKNGKGLTFPGVSVIIGPCGKIIKKRISSREGIMVGDLKADDLARVRNNRMHFFLPNRRPCLYKRLEISTTYWNSCDFGRVVK from the coding sequence ATGAAGGATATAAGGGTTGCGGTTGCTATTTTCAATTCGCCTGTCAATAAAACCGAGCATAATATTGACCGCATGGCCAGGTGGGTAAAGGAAGCAAAGAGGAAAGGCGCTGAAATAATCTGTTTCCCTGAAATGAATGTTACAGGGTACTGTATACATAAGGATATTAATGAGATAGCAGAGCCTGTTTCAGGCAGGGTAACACAAGACCTTTTACGTTTAGCCGGAGAGGAAAAAATTGTTATTCTTGCGGGTATGGCTGAGAAAGACGTAACAGGCCGGATATTTGCGAGCCACCTGGTTATTACGCCTGACGGTGTTTCAGGTATATATCGAAAGCTGCATATAGCTCCCCCTGAAACCCCTTTTTTTACTCCGGGCACCGAAATTCCGCTGTTTGAGACAAGAGGAGTAAAATTTGGAATTCAGCTTTGTTATGATGCGCATTTCCCCGGGCTTTCCGAACATATGGCTATAAATGGAGCGGAAATAATCTTCATTCCACATGCATCTCCAAGAGGAACTCCGGACAAAAAATTCATGTCATGGATGCGGCATCTTCCTGCAAGAGCTTATGATAACAGCCTTTTTATTATCGCATGTAACCAGACAGGTAAAAACGGCAAAGGGCTTACTTTCCCGGGCGTGTCGGTGATAATCGGTCCATGCGGCAAAATTATAAAGAAAAGGATAAGCAGCAGGGAGGGTATAATGGTCGGAGATTTAAAGGCTGATGACTTGGCCAGGGTGCGAAATAACAGGATGCATTTTTTCCTTCCGAACAGAAGGCCATGTCTGTATAAACGTCTCGAAATTTCTACAACCTATTGGAATTCCTGTGACTTTGGTCGAGTAGTTAAATAG
- a CDS encoding AI-2E family transporter — translation MRDGNSRNIIFWFFLSLFILSIAMLTWLIWPFISIIILASVMTGIFSPVFNLIKVKDKITPPFASFLTCALIFFVVLIPIVFFIGILSKEAHDLYVTAKGALLNDHIKNLISSSGLLEKANLLLKNFNVEITGDALNKTISEIGKIIGLFLYEQARSIASNTLAFFANIFLMLLVIYFLLIDGARLISFITDLSPLPKEQDEKLIQKFKDMAGAILIGNGLGGLIQGILGGTVFMLFGLKSPFLWGVIMALLAFLPIVGIGVVFIPAAIYLFLKGQIGAAIFFVIFYIIISGTIEYIFKPKIVGQRVKMHTLLVFFSIIGGLKLFGIVGIIYGPLVVTAFLTLTDIYHASYRKLLGPKELT, via the coding sequence ATGCGAGATGGTAATTCTCGAAATATCATTTTTTGGTTTTTTCTGAGCCTTTTTATTCTTTCAATTGCAATGCTCACATGGCTTATATGGCCATTTATATCGATAATTATTCTTGCCTCTGTTATGACAGGAATTTTCAGCCCTGTTTTTAATTTAATAAAAGTAAAAGATAAAATAACACCCCCTTTTGCCTCATTTTTAACCTGCGCTCTAATATTTTTTGTCGTGCTTATTCCAATAGTATTTTTTATTGGCATACTATCAAAAGAGGCACATGATCTTTATGTAACCGCAAAAGGTGCATTATTAAATGACCATATAAAAAATCTTATTTCAAGCAGCGGTCTTCTTGAAAAAGCAAACCTTTTGCTTAAGAATTTCAATGTTGAAATAACTGGAGATGCTCTAAACAAGACTATCTCAGAAATTGGTAAAATTATCGGTCTTTTTCTTTACGAGCAGGCCAGATCAATCGCCTCGAATACACTTGCGTTTTTTGCAAACATATTTCTCATGCTTCTTGTTATCTATTTTCTTTTAATTGACGGCGCCAGGCTGATTTCTTTTATTACAGACCTTTCCCCGCTCCCTAAAGAACAGGACGAAAAATTAATTCAAAAGTTCAAGGATATGGCGGGAGCCATTCTGATCGGCAACGGGCTTGGTGGTTTGATTCAGGGAATCCTGGGCGGAACAGTTTTTATGCTGTTTGGTTTAAAATCACCTTTTCTGTGGGGTGTGATAATGGCTCTGCTTGCATTTCTTCCTATAGTAGGAATAGGAGTTGTATTTATACCTGCGGCCATATATCTTTTTTTAAAAGGACAGATCGGCGCAGCTATTTTCTTTGTTATTTTTTATATAATCATTTCCGGCACCATTGAATATATCTTCAAGCCAAAAATAGTGGGCCAGCGCGTTAAAATGCATACACTTCTTGTATTCTTTTCCATAATCGGAGGCCTTAAGCTGTTTGGAATTGTTGGCATTATATACGGCCCGCTTGTTGTAACCGCATTTTTGACCCTGACCGATATTTATCATGCCAGCTACCGGAAACTGCTTGGGCCAAAGGAATTGACATAA